One Saccharomyces eubayanus strain FM1318 chromosome VIII, whole genome shotgun sequence genomic window carries:
- the GNT1 gene encoding glucose N-acetyltransferase: protein MRLVSKRRIRFLIFILVGVFSVCIISRCVVHFQYNEEIKYYKKFFQQKKDGLQEIYNPLEIKQIPGETIDDLYSASLEKELKNNQIIEWSKFAYVNYVTDVDYLCNTLIIFNDLKEQFKTKAKLVLLISRDLLDPDTSANIDQIKLLLDKIQAIDESQVIIKLIDNIVKPKDPTPWNESLTKLLVFNQTEFERVIYLDNDATLRSSLDELFFLPKYIKFAAPLTYWFLSEHDLEKSYHEIKFKEKQPINLGSYTKVLANRIRKGQMIYNHLPSLPHSLYLNSNNIAQDIISSTSSSSPLFYFHGSKKVSKLKFASNLMVIKPSKKTFDEIVEDTLPKIINKKDKYDMDLINEELYNLKKIIYKQFIFFRKVRKLFKPEVLVLPFARYGLLTGSLKNPKHYSMISNDVLGYKNLDENGDEITRSLDDAVTYSKYIHFSDYPIGKPWVYQSVKDFECNVEKEKSRGLELEPQACSVWNSVYESYMQTRKICSV, encoded by the coding sequence ATGAGATTGGTATCAAAGAGAAGAATTAggtttcttatttttattttggttGGTGTCTTCTCTGTGTGTATAATATCAAGGTGTGTTGTCCACTTCCAATACAATGAGGAGATAAAGTACTATAAGAAATTTTTCCAGCAGAAAAAGGACGGCCTTCAAGAGATATATAATCCTTTAGAGATTAAGCAAATCCCTGGAGAAACAATAGATGATTTGTATTCTGCCAGCTTGGAAAAGGAGCTCAAGAACAACCAAATCATTGAGTGGTCAAAGTTTGCGTATGTGAATTATGTAACAGACGTGGATTATTTGTGTAATACGCTgatcattttcaatgatcTGAAAGAACAGTTTAAAACAAAGGCCAAATTGGTTCTTTTAATATCTAGAGACCTATTGGATCCCGATACTTCTGCAAATATAGACCAAATTaagcttcttcttgataaaattcAAGCTATAGATGAAAGCCAAGTTATTATTAAACTGATTGACAATATCGTCAAACCAAAAGATCCTACACCTTGGAATGAGAGTTTAACAAAATTATTGGTCTTTAACCAAACTGAGTTTGAGCGTGTGATTTATCTTGATAACGACGCCACGCTAAGATCAAGTTTAGATgaattgttctttttgCCTAAATATATCAAATTCGCGGCTCCATTAACATATTGGTTTTTATCTGAAcatgatttggaaaaatcatATCACGAAATTAAATTCAAGGAGAAGCAACCAATCAATCTCGGTTCGTACACCAAGGTATTGGCCAACAGAATTAGGAAAGGCCAGATGATTTACAACCACTTACCGAGTCTACCGCACTCACTATACTTGAACTCAAATAATATAGCTCAAGACATTATAAGCTCCacctcatcttcatcaccaTTGTTCTATTTCCATGGTAGTAAAAAAGTTAGTAAGCTGAAATTTGCTTCTAACTTGATGGTCATTAaaccttcaaaaaaaacatttgatgaaattgtAGAGGACACGCTGCCTaagataataaacaaaaaggataaaTACGATATGGATTTGATCAATGAGGAATTGTAcaatttaaagaaaattatttacaagcagtttattttcttcagaaaagttagaaaacttttcaaaccaGAAGTATTAGTTTTACCTTTTGCAAGATATGGCCTATTGACGGGTTCACTGAAAAATCCGAAGCACTATTCTATGATTTCCAATGATGTATTAGGCTATAAGAATTTGGATGAAAATGGCGATGAAATCACTAGAAGTCTAGATGACGCTGTCACATACTCCAAGTATATACATTTTTCGGACTATCCAATAGGTAAGCCCTGGGTTTATCAATCAGTAAAGGACTTTGAATGTAAtgtagaaaaagaaaaatcg
- the PMT3 gene encoding dolichyl-phosphate-mannose-protein mannosyltransferase PMT3, translating to MPYRVATGYSENVXDDDLKWRRPMLKEEFESHDNFWMDEANLNEKNKKGQLVSRLEPIVMPIVFTLLGMFTRMYKIGFNDHVVWDEAHFGKFGSYYLRHEYYHDVHPPLGKMLVGLSGYLAGYNGSWDFPSGEVYPDNINYVKMRLFQAMFSSLCVPLAYFTGRTIGFSRLSVWLFTTLVAFENSYATLGRFILLDSMLLFFTVSSYFCLAKFHTMRKFPFSGRWWLWLCLTGLNLGCAVSVKMVGLFIITVVGIYTIVELWNLLTEKSVSWKAYIYHWLARIFGLIVIPVFVFLLCFKIHFDLLYNSGPGDYTMPSLFQASLNGTTVGKGPRDVALGSSIISIKNQVLGGALLHSHVQPYPEGSEQQQVTTYGYGDANNEWFFQRVRGAAPWTEAENATLEFVKGGEMYRIMHRLTGKNLHTHEIPAPIVKSEWEVSAYGDVDLGDPKDNWIIEIAEQVGNEDPTLLHPLSTSFRIKNSILGCYLAQSGKNLPEWGFRQKEVVCLKHTSKSDKRTWWNIDTHENELLPEPKDFVYPKASFLKNFIYLNSAMMATNNALVPNPEKFDAMTSSAWQWPTLNVGVRLCEWSEKSVKYFLLGSPGSVWPSSIAVCALIIHITFLILKWQRQCVVLPDPIKRDKFFMAAFYPLLAWGLHFLPFLIMSRVVYAHHYLPTLYFALMILTYYFDTITKRWTITNTGRSLRIGAYIAYGSLVIAGFFYFSPFSFGMDGPMEDYAYLAWLPSWQVVEDIRNT from the coding sequence ATGCCGTACAGAGTGGCGACTGGCTATAGTGAAAATGTCWCAGACGATGATTTAAAATGGAGAAGGCCAATGTTGAAAGAGGAATTCGAGAGCCATGACAATTTCTGGATGGATGAGGCCAAcctaaatgaaaaaaataaaaagggGCAATTAGTGTCCCGCTTGGAACCTATAGTCATGCCCATTGTTTTTACGCTACTGGGGATGTTCACTAGAATGTATAAGATTGGGTTTAATGACCATGTAGTTTGGGATGAAGCTCATTTTGGCAAGTTTGGGTCCTACTATCTGAGACACGAGTATTACCACGATGTTCATCCGCCCTTAGGGAAGATGCTAGTTGGGCTCTCTGGTTATTTGGCTGGCTACAATGGTTCTTGGGATTTCCCATCTGGGGAGGTCTACCCCGACAACATCAACTATGTCAAAATGAGATTGTTTCAAGCAATGTTCTCTTCACTATGCGTACCCTTGGCATATTTTACGGGGAGGACTATCGGGTTTTCCAGGCTGAGCGTTTGGCTATTTACCACGTTAGTAGCTTTCGAAAATTCCTATGCAACTTTAGGTAGATTTATCCTTTTAGATTCAATGctccttttctttactgTCTCTTCTTATTTTTGTCTAGCCAAGTTCCATACCATGAGaaaatttccattttctggCAGATGGTGGCTATGGTTATGTCTTACTGGGCTGAATCTGGGTTGCGCAGTATCTGTTAAAATGGTAGgtcttttcatcattacCGTGGTAGGTATTTATACTATAGTTGAATTGTGGAACCTATTAACTGAAAAATCTGTATCCTGGAAAGCTTACATTTACCATTGGTTGGCAAGAATCTTTGGATTAATCGTTATACCCGTTTTTGTGTTTCTATTGTGCTTCAAGATTCATTTCGATTTGCTATACAACTCAGGTCCAGGCGACTATACCATGCCATCGTTATTCCAAGCTAGTCTGAATGGCACAACCGTAGGCAAGGGACCCCGTGATGTTGCCCTGGGATCTTCTATCATCTCCATCAAGAATCAAGTGTTGGGAGGAGCTTTATTACACTCCCACGTTCAGCCATATCCAGAAGGCTctgaacaacaacaagtgACCACCTATGGTTATGGTGATGCCAACAATGAATGGTTCTTCCAAAGAGTTAGGGGCGCTGCACCCTGGACTGAGGCTGAAAATGCTACACTAGAATTTGTTAAGGGCGGTGAAATGTATAGGATAATGCATCGCCTCACAGGTAAGAATTTGCACACCCATGAAATCCCTGCACCTATTGTAAAGAGCGAATGGGAGGTTTCTGCTTATGGCGACGTTGATCTTGGCGATCCTAAGGATAATTGGATCATTGAAATTGCGGAGCAAGTGGGGAATGAAGATCCCACACTGTTACATCCGTTGTCTACGTCTTTCcgaatcaaaaattctatACTGGGTTGTTATTTGGCCCAGTCAGGTAAAAATTTGCCAGAATGGGGTTTTagacaaaaagaagtaGTCTGTTTGAAGCATACCTCCAAGAGCGATAAGAGAACATGGTGGAACATTGACACTCACGAAAATGAATTGTTGCCTGAACCAAAAGATTTTGTATACCCGAAGGCctcatttttaaaaaacttCATTTATTTGAACTCAGCAATGATGGCAACGAATAATGCCTTGGTACCAAACCCTGAAAAGTTCGACGCTATGACTTCATCTGCTTGGCAATGGCCAACCTTGAATGTCGGTGTAAGACTATGTGAATGGAGTGAAAAATCCGTTAAATACTTTTTGTTAGGATCTCCAGGTTCTGTTTGGCCCTCAAGCATTGCAGTCTGCGCTCTAATAATACATATCACGTTCTTGATTTTAAAATGGCAAAGACAATGTGTTGTCCTACCTGATCCAATTAAACGTGACAAGTTCTTTATGGCCGCTTTTTACCCATTGCTCGCATGGGGTCTGCattttttgccatttttgatCATGTCAAGAGTCGTTTACGCCCACCATTATTTGCCCACTCTTTACTTTGCGCTAATGATCCTAACGTACTATTTTGATACAATTACCAAGCGCTGGACTATTACTAATACAGGCAGATCACTAAGGATTGGGGCTTACATTGCGTACGGATCATTGGTTATCGCTgggtttttttatttctctCCATTTAGTTTTGGAATGGACGGCCCTATGGAAGATTACGCTTACTTGGCATGGCTACCTTCGTGGCAAGTTGTCGAAGATATACGTAACACATAG
- the LDB19 gene encoding Ldb19p, whose translation MAFPRLTSSHQPNRKGEAHPLALSIRIESPPCVLYGSATESSGAVLSGLFTVKVIDPYKSSEDKSLKTTESNVSAKNKSLKRKSTFGSALSSRLSNLSVSTSNISPSTSSTSPSHSPTPANLRIMAGYTKIAVTSVTLTLVQKIHFHKPFVPNVSSIQTCMNCRTKTTNMKSWEIQKTTQDISVGNHSYPFSYLIPGSVPCSSSLGAAAETQVKYELIAVVTYMDPYRNAVSSTHSTPRKEGSSSKKQLLQLVMPIAVTRSIPRGPDKNSLRVFPPTELTAAAVLPNVVYPKSTFPLEMKLDGVSSGDRRWRMRKLSWRIEETTRVKGHSCPVHKHELKQLEEQVKIKELEKGKKPPSHIKRYGELGPQIRVAVNSLENMPSQRLPGEPRNDQALGSAAPASTGNIGLGDESPVNEDAEDQPGSEFIHPSDDALRQELLSQQQRAREQQLQQELKNNSTLFTEEVRIISKGEMKSGWKTDFDNNGKIELVTEIDCMGLNSGVSNPVMYASTAKVPTTTNKKPNINVACDIQDPNLGLYVNHILAVEIVVAEETLQYANGQPIRKLNSKNKKDSNSSAMSVHNPDQRLAELSPMFANRNTPKVRSVDPEGITPVSSNKSNHSILKDKATGGSNSNIVSVPTGAARVLRMQFRLSVTERSGLGISWDEEVPPIYQDVKLLSPPCYERSANNKTKNKLYSTMSTPIGSVDDFVGSSDDDDGDDDTRGTETGSNIIETPIVQSKLTIPPTAHYHSASTSQRSLTAVQSPPLESVVSVQGSVPFRGQVLTPHNTRDIRLQNFSDVLDSNRITQ comes from the coding sequence ATGGCATTTCCACGACTTACGTCTAGTCATCAGCCGAACCGGAAAGGAGAAGCCCATCCATTGGCTCTTTCCATTCGCATAGAATCCCCACCATGCGTTCTATATGGCTCTGCTACGGAATCATCTGGTGCTGTATTGAGCGGGCTATTTACTGTGAAGGTCATAGATCCCTACAAGAGTAGCGAAGATAAGTCTTTGAAAACTACCGAATCAAATGTGTCGGCTAAGAATAAGAgtttaaaaagaaagagcacATTCGGTTCTGCACTTTCATCTAGATTGTCGAACTTATCTGTCTCGACCTCTAATATCTCCCCATCAACATCTTCTACTTCTCCGTCTCACTCACCCACACCCGCAAATTTAAGAATAATGGCCGGTTATACGAAGATTGCAGTCACTTCGGTAACGCTAACTCTGGtacaaaaaattcattttcataAGCCCTTTGTGCCCAATGTTTCATCCATACAAACCTGTATGAATTGTAGAACGAAGACCACAAATATGAAAAGCTGGGAAATTCAGAAAACTACGCAGGACATATCCGTCGGAAATCATTCTTATCCATTTTCCTATCTTATTCCGGGATCCGTACCATGCTCTTCATCGCTGGGGGCTGCGGCTGAAACTCAAGTTAAATATGAACTGATAGCTGTCGTAACATACATGGATCCTTACAGAAACGCTGTTTCTTCTACTCATTCTACTCCGAGGAAAGAGGGAAGCTCTTCCAAGAAGCAACTATTGCAACTAGTAATGCCCATCGCTGTCACTCGAAGTATACCACGTGGGCCGGACAAAAACTCTCTGAGGGTCTTTCCTCCTACAGAATTAACTGCCGCAGCTGTTCTTCCTAATGTGGTTTATCCCAAATCTACTTTTCCGCTAGAAATGAAACTAGATGGGGTTTCATCCGGTGATAGAAGATGGCGTATGCGTAAATTAAGCTggagaattgaagaaactaCGAGAGTTAAAGGGCATTCTTGCCCAGTACATAAGCACGAACTCAAACAGCTAGAAGAgcaagtaaaaataaaagaactAGAAAAGGGTAAAAAACCACCTAGTCATATCAAGCGATATGGAGAACTAGGCCCTCAAATTCGAGTTGCTGTAAACTCTCTAGAAAATATGCCATCACAAAGACTACCAGGTGAGCCCAGAAATGACCAAGCACTTGGTTCCGCGGCTCCGGCATCGACCGGTAACATTGGATTGGGAGATGAAAGTCCTGTTAATGAGGATGCAGAAGACCAGCCTGGTAGTGAGTTTATTCATCCTAGCGATGACGCTTTACGTCAAGAATTACTTTCACAGCAACAGCGTGCAAGAGAACAACAACTTCAACAAGAgctaaaaaataatagcacTTTATTTACAGAAGAGGTTCGGATAATTTCTAAGGGAGAAATGAAGAGTGGATGGAAGACGGACTTTGACAATAATGGGAAAATTGAACTAGTCACAGAAATAGACTGTATGGGACTTAACTCTGGGGTCTCCAATCCTGTAATGTATGCATCAACAGCCAAAGTCCCTACTACAACCAATAAAAAACCCAACATCAACGTGGCTTGTGATATACAGGATCCAAATTTGGGTCTATATGTTAATCATATCTTAGCAGTGGAAATAGTTGTTGCCGAAGAAACATTACAATACGCAAATGGACAGCCCATACGTAAACTAAACtccaaaaacaagaaagataGCAATAGCAGCGCAATGAGTGTCCATAATCCAGACCAGCGGTTGGCAGAACTATCTCCAATGTTTGCTAATAGAAACACACCAAAAGTACGATCCGTTGATCCCGAAGGTATAACTCCTGTAAGCAGTAATAAGTCCAACCATAGTATTCTTAAAGACAAGGCAACAGGCGGTTCTAACTCTAATATAGTTAGTGTCCCCACTGGGGCTGCACGTGTTTTAAGAATGCAATTTAGATTATCAGTCACAGAAAGGTCTGGACTAGGAATCTCCTGGGACGAAGAAGTTCCGCCTATCTACCAAGACGTTAAGCTGCTCTCACCACCATGCTACGAGCGTTCTGCgaacaacaaaaccaaaaataaactaTATTCAACAATGAGCACCCCGATCGGATCAGTAGATGATTTTGTAGGTAGTAgcgacgatgatgatgggGATGATGACACTCGAGGGACAGAGACCGGTTCTAATATAATAGAAACTCCGATTGTTCAGAGCAAACTAACTATCCCGCCAACTGCGCACTATCATTCCGCTTCAACCTCACAAAGATCTCTTACTGCAGTACAGTCACCGCCTTTGGAAAGTGTTGTAAGTGTCCAGGGTAGTGTGCCTTTTCGCGGGCAAGTGTTAACACCCCATAACACGAGGGATATCCGGCTCCAAAACTTTTCTGATGTTTTAGATTCCAATAGAATCACTCAATAg
- the PRO2 gene encoding glutamate-5-semialdehyde dehydrogenase yields the protein MIVKALVEEVRITRTSGSSIKMSNSQQIAQNARKAGNILKTISNEGRSDILYKIHDALKANAHAIEEANKVDLAIAKQTSLADSLLKRLDLFKGDKFDVMLQGVKDVADLEDPVGKVKMARELDDGLTLYQVTAPVGVLLVIFESRPEVIANITALSIKSGNAAILKGGKESVNTFREMAKIVDNTIAKYQSETGVPVGSVQLIETRQDVSDLLNQDEYIDLVVPRGSNALVRKIKDTTKIPVLGHADGICSIYLDEEADLAKAKRISLDAKTNYPAGCNAMETLLINPKLPKWWEVLENLTLKGEVTVXATKDLKTAYFNKLNEHGALTEAIQSKTVDADEKVDFDREFLSLDLAAKFVGSTEEAIQHINTHSSRHTDAIVTEDKVNAEKFMKGVDSSGVYWNASTRFADGFRYGFGAEVGISTSKIHARGPVGLEGLVSYQYQIRGNGQVASDYLGAGGNKAFVHKDLDVKMISL from the coding sequence ATGATCGTAAAGGCGTTGGTAGAGGAAGTAAGaataacaagaacaagCGGAAGCAGTATAAAGATGTCCAACTCGCAGCAGATAGCCCAGAACGCCCGTAAGGCTGGGAACATTTTAAAGACCATCTCCAATGAAGGAAGATCAGATATTCTATACAAAATTCACGATGCTTTGAAGGCTAATGCACATGCCATTGAAGAAGCTAACAAGGTTGATTTGGCAATCGCCAAGCAAACCAGTCTAGCAGACTCTTTATTGAAACGTTTGGACCTATTCAAGGGGGACAAGTTCGATGTTATGTTACAAGGTGTCAAGGATGTCGCCGACCTGGAAGACCCCGTTGGGAAAGTGAAAATGGCCAGAGAACTAGATGATGGGTTGACCTTGTACCAAGTCACTGCTCCAGTAGGTGTCTTGTTGGTTATCTTTGAATCTCGTCCAGAAGTTATTGCTAATATCACTGCTTTGAGTATCAAGTCAGGCAATGCTGCAATCTTAAAGGGTGGTAAAGAATCTGTCAACACTTTCAGAGAAATGGCAAAGATTGTCGATAATACCATTGCCAAATACCAAAGTGAGACCGGTGTTCCCGTTGGTTCTGTACAATTGATCGAAACCAGACAAGATGTTTCCGATTTGCTGAATCAAGACGAGTACATTGATCTAGTTGTTCCCCGTGGCTCCAACGCCTTGGTGAGGAAAATTAAGGACACCACCAAGATCCCTGTGTTAGGTCATGCAGATGGTATTTGCTCAATCTATTTGGACGAAGAGGCCGATTTGGCCAAGGCTAAAAGAATTAGTTTGGACGCCAAAACCAACTACCCAGCTGGTTGTAACGCTATGGAAACGTTGCTAATTAACCCAAAGTTACCTAAGTGGTGGGAAGTCCTGGAAAATTTAACTTTGAAAGGTGAGGTTACCGTCMACGCTACAAAGGACTTGAAAACTGCTTACTTCAATAAACTAAATGAACATGGTGCATTGACAGAAGCAATTCAATCCAAGACCGTTGATGCTGATGAAAAGGTGGATTTTGATAGGGAATTTTTATCCTTAGATTTAGCTGCTAAGTTCGTTGGATCCACAGAAGAAGCCATTCAACACATAAATACGCATTCTTCGAGACATACCGATGCCATAGTAACGGAAGACAAGGTGAATGCTGAAAAGTTCATGAAAGGTGTTGATTCATCTGGTGTCTATTGGAACGCGTCAACTAGATTTGCCGATGGTTTCAGATACGGTTTTGGTGCTGAGGTGGGTATCTCTACCTCCAAGATTCACGCTCGTGGGCCAGTCGGTTTAGAAGGTTTGGTTAGCTATCAATATCAGATAAGAGGTAACGGCCAAGTTGCAAGTGACTACCTAGGTGCTGGTGGTAACAAGGCATTTGTTCACAAAGACTTGGATGTCAAGATGATCTCATTGTGA